The nucleotide window AAGCTCCTGCTGTGACCTTCCTTCTGtgagggcacacacacacacacacacacacacacacacacacacacacacacacacacacacacacacacacacacacacacacacacacgtgtctatatacacacatacacaaagctgtgtaaagCAACTATTGGCGACTGTCAAGCCTTTGAGTCGCCGAGCAGCTGAATAGGCGAATAATGTTGACGCGCCCGCTGTTTAAAACGTAAGTCAAAGTTCCAGGTTAAAACTCCTTTATTTGTTATCAAATCCTTAAAATCGGTAGAAAAACAGTGATCAAAACATTCCAAGCTTGAGCGGTCAGCAAAAGTCGACTTCCCCCATCACCCACTCATTCACAAAAATTCCCTCAGGACGTGAACAGATGATATAGCAATCACTATTACCGACACCACGTGACCCAAAGCTACGCCTTATCCACAACAgcaactataaataacgaatctaaacgtatatacataaaatacagaaatgaatgaggtggaatgaatactacaaatgtacataaggtgcagctgcagtctggcagtgggagcagtgtgacaggtcaagtgttaagaagggagatggcgaggggaaagaaactgttcctgtgtcgggtggtcctggtctgcaggcttctgtaccgtctgccagagggcagcagatcaaaaagtctgtgtgcagggtgtgaggggtctgtgatgattttccctgcccgtttcctggttcttgagcggcacccccctgccctccatccaggatggagggcaggggggtgCCGATGATCCTatctgctgcccgtacagtccgctgcagtctgctcttgaacttgaagcttttgttaccatacctcaaacacatgtacccataccttaaacaaaagcACTGCTTTGCACCCTAGttgcaattatgcaacacacatggtcctgcatactacactctatttcacacataagacacttcgttcacaaaatgaaatttcagggtGCCACCCTGGAAAACATCCAAAATACAAAGcacatcgggtaattgcaaccactcaatACACACCTGAAGGCACGTACTTGAAAAActgaacaccaattagccaactacaaaaagccctcagtttagccaattcaagaactttgcaagcatggatggagggagagcaagaggaggagGTCGTCGAAGAGGCCACGCACAgacccatatttctgatgatataagagcaactttggtggaccatgtcatcaaccatgGCCTGACTATGAGAATTCTCTAGAATGACTCGAAGACCTTCTGGGGCAGGACGCcaacgcctgttcacacaacagcaggaacttgccgttgtggacctagtgagggcagacaatgccatccgtctccaccagctacgaaagcaaatacagggagtgcagaattattaggcaagttgtatttttgaggaataatgttattattgaacaacaaccatgttctcaatgaacccaaaaaactcattaatatcaaagctgaatgtttttggaagtagtttctagtttgtttttagttttagctattttagggggatatctgtgtgtgcaggtgactattactgtgcagaattattaggcaacttaacaaaaaacaaatatatacccatttcaattattgatttttaccagtgaaaccaatataacatctccacattcacaaatatacatttctgacattcaaaaacaaatcagcgaccaatatagccacctttctttgcaaggacactcaaaagcctgccatccatggattctgtcagtgttttgatctgttcaccatcaacattgcgtgcagcagcaaccacagcctcccagacactgttcagagaggtgtactgttttccctccttgtaaatctcacatttgatgatggaccacaggttctcaatggggttcagatcaggtgaacaaggaggccatgtcattagtttttcttcttttataccctttcttgccagccacgctgtggagtacttggacgcgtgtgatggagcattgtcctgcatgaaaatcatgtttttcttgaaggatgcagacttcttcctgtaccactgcttgaagaaggtgtcttccagaaactggcagtaggactgggagttgagcttgactccatcctcaacccgaaaaggccacacaagctcatctttgatgataccagcccaaaccagtactccacctccaccttgctggcgtctgagtcggattggagctctctgccctttaccaatccagccacgggcccatccatctggcccatcaagactcactctcatgtcatcagtccataaaaccttagaaaaaccagtcttgagatatttcttggcccagtcttgacgtttcagcttgtgtgtcttgttcagtggtggtcgtctttcagcctttcttaccttggccatgtctctgagtattgcacaccttgtgcttttgggcactccagtgatgttgcagctctgaaatatggccaaactggtggcaagtggcatcttggcagctgcacgcttgacttttctcagttcatgggcagttattttgcgccttggtttttccacacccttcttgcgaccctgttgactattttgaatgaaacgcttgattgttcgatgatcacgcttcagaagctttgcaattttgagactgctgcatccctctgcaagatatctcactatttttgacttttctgagcctgtcaagtccttcttttgacccattttgccaaaggaaaggatgttgcctaataattatgcacacctgatatagggtgttgatgtcattagaccacaccccttctcatttgcctaataattctgcactccctgtatgtgtgtgcgtgtccagggttcagctgagacagtgtccttcgccctgccaggctaagtaaacagtcttccagccaacccaggtggccttgcatggaatgggaaggaacagactcaacacagtcgttatcagggtgttgttcAGCTCCGACCTTGAGCCCACGTCTGGGGCTGAAGGGGTATCCGCAtaagtgatggtgctttttactttagtgcgaacagctcatatgaatttcaaagcagttctacagtccaacactggtctctcaatctcccgttggagagccgcgagcttcgccatacttgcgttctgtgatgttgtcattcttgtgctcaaggagccgattctgagaactcacggcagtgtgcctccccgagatgtcatccaatttgtgcccagagatgttattctgagcgagcccttccgagatgtatccagtctgcagtcagagatcttattctgagtatccACAGCAGCCGTAgtctctccaagatcttatccgtgctgactcaatgagcccattttgagaaactcacccctctcccatcgttccaatcccagcgggcagccttgtgggggtttgaacagccggttccgctttctcaagccagctccgatcagccagaaccctgttaccatggttccgaataggtagatatcttcagcacacAGACTCACCCGagcccaaacttctcgttgagaaattgcatttagggaccagttttcaacaggacaatgaccccaaacacacctccaggctgtgtacTAGAAGAAGTATACTAGATGGCGGCGCGCACAGACGCAGCGGCTCTATGCTCTCCACTTGGGtgcctttcttttttgtttctccactttttcttcttcttttgttttccttattGTGAAGCCAAATTTTCCTACAACCATCTGGAATTATGCAAGATTGGATATAACAGCCAGATCCCCATTACCAGTGATTATCAGAGGGTGCACAACATCCCCCCGGAGATAGCGAGAACATCGGGTGCTCCGTGGATTGTTATCGGCTCTGCCAAGAAACGCAGGCAGCGGAAGGAACGCAAACAAAAGCGGGGATGCCTGTCGGGCCTGCTGGCCAGGCTAAAGAAGCAGCCTTTCAAACCACCGCTCCCGAGCATCTTTCTGACCAGCGCACGGTCGGTCGTCAACAAAATAGATGAACTGAACCTACTTCTCGCCGCACAGCCAATCGTCCGTGACTGCTGTGTCCTGGCCGTCACGGAGACATGgctcactccgcgaggctcctgcctacgacaGCCGTaacgctccgacaatccatcaagcggtggtagcttagcaaagtcgtactgaaacatctgacagattttcgagcgccgtgcacataaaatcgtttcgaggtcagtaaacacaaccagagttcatacataaggcacacggggttataaggggctctgtcgactttcagaaaaatcaaaggattgattttaagtgcgccgtattttccaaacaacacggtaataacgccggcccgctagcatgctctaccaaaaatagtgctttgttgtgtatctgacggacgaaagctaaaccagttccacaccactgaagctgcagcatttttacaaaccagttctggttcatccgtttcatttagcgatccactttcgctcttctcattctgcgtcatCATCCAATTCCACCTGTGATCTTGTGTCACCATtgctctctgagctttgtgttgcttcttctgtcacctgacaaataggacatacatgacaataagaataaaatgtggagctgcttcagtgtgtctgtcactttgtgcagatcttgactgatcagtaatgtttgtaggctgagtgcatttttaaaacaagttgtgcaaactgcactacaaggtggaatatttgcaaaatcataACTATGACCTATGAATACGTCAGTGCCATTAAGATGAAATTcttgtgtcaccaacattttaacgTTAGGCATATAAttctaacagcctctgtaaactaatatcctggctGCTCGAGGCTgctgttttctctgacagcttCACTTAGATTAGAATTAGAAACgctgctctgagactgagagaactaACAGTGCTGCATGTTGTGCTGTTTCCaaaacacgttattcatggttacatacagttttagactgatgtgggccaaagcctagcatagcctgCAACGTTATTGtgacggacacattttatgtgtcagacccaggaccctgagcAGTTATGGACTAATATTATAATGTATGTATTTTGTATTGCTGTCCCTCGTTCTCCCTGCTtgtagacgtgtgtgtgtgtgtgtgtgtgtgtgtgtgtgtgtgtgtgtgtgtgtgtgtgtgtgtgtgtgtgtgtgtgtgtgtggccctgGCAGGTGATTAAccacacctgcagctgatcaggCCTGTCGGAGGAGCTATTTGAGAGTGTGGTGGAGCTCTCTCCGACGCTGGATCATTGCGTGGCTTCACGTCAGTCTCTCGACCAGTTCCTAGTTTGAGTCTGCTGCATTATTGTGTGTCTGACGGCTTCCTCTCTCTTATGTCCCCAGGAGTTACGGGGAGACGAGAGGACAGCGAGCACGGGGTGCTCATCACGgagaagcggagacaggagcACTAGCACTGGGAAGAGGACACGTCACGGGAGTCGGGAGAGCACGGGATTTATTGTCATGTCTGTCCAtcgctgtaaataaacgcactgcttgtacatagagcaccgcgcctgTGTCCTCCTTCCCTAcacccccacggtctgccagccagaccgtgacattatgagtgaacttggctttaagtgacttacaggtttctctgaaaaatactttcttatatccaggttcttcctctttgctgccgtcctcctctcctcctgggagcgcaggcttgccgctgctaaaactcaacagagctccctgaaaggttcagccaatcacattggccatatttgtcacatgaggtaGGACTCCAGTACAGgacgtaatttaactctttcggcaccgctgggtgaatgagacgttgacagatttttttttcttctttctatcAGGTTTACttttctttactcgaagagatcaaattattggtgaggacaattcaataatcgctggatattggtggggacatgtcccctccgtccatgccaaatcgACGCCCTTGCCCGAATCGATTCAATCCatgattcgattcgattcgatttggggaaattttgcctcagacagtcagcaatattataatttagatcatacccccccccacacacacacacacacacagccttatGGGTACAGTAGTCTCCTGCTACACCTCCTTTTAGCTAAAGACATACTTCACAATGACTCACTCAGCTCACAAGAACAGGAATGCAGAGCATTATCAAACGTTAAAATGATACACATCTCTCACTTGTTCACTTACATTTAAACGAAACACATAATTGTAAACATCTCTAACAGCCTAAGCCAGCTTTGAATAGGGCCTGAATGGATAACTTCAGAGAATTACACATCCAATCTTACACGAGGTCTCACCGCTCGACCAGATCTGGTAACAGTCCCTGTTGGTGTGAGGTGGCTCCTATTTCTCCTTAGAAAACCTGTCTGTCTCTACCACATAAGATCTGGGAGCACTGGCAGGTCCAACTACTGCTCCAGTGGTTCCTTCAGTAGTAATCCACACCTTCTGTCCTGACTCTATGTCTGCGGTTGTAGTGTTTTGCCTGCTCACGCCTCCCCTCCTCATCCTTCTCGCGAAAAGCCTGTAGGTCGGGCCACTTTGGCACCAGCTTCGCAGCAGCTTGTGGCAGAGAGGTACGCAGGTGTCTCCCCATGAGCAACTGTGCCGGTGAGAGCCCATGTTCCAGTGGGGTGGCCCTGCACGCTAGCAGTGCTCTGCTGTAGTCACAGTCCTCTCAAGTCTTTAATGGTACGATCAGCGCGTTCTGCCTCCCCGTTGGCTTGGGGGTACCTGGGGCTGCTCGTTTCATGTGTGAACTGGTACTCTTTAGCAAAGTGCTTGAACTGTTCTGATGAAACTTGCGGCCTGTTGTCCGATACCACAGTTTCGGCAACTGCATGTCTTGCAAAGGCCTCTTTTATAGCATTAATAGTGACCTCTGCTGTTGTGTCTCTCAGttcagcaagtaccaacgaccagatttggtgtgtggtagtaacaggcaaattaacttttgttttttaatgatttgaatatatatgaatgcttgtgcataaatacacaaacaatacacatatgctttcatgctttcaattgtgtcatTTACGTGATCTAggtcagcggtctccaaccttttttgcaccaccgaccggtttatgcccgacaatattttcacggaccggcctttaaggtgtcgcggataaatacaacaaaataaaactagtactgaaaaaagaagatttattcataacacacgtgaaaagacccaggaaaaccgagttaatgataaaaacgataacaaaataacgctgaaaagcgataaaaaccctgaaaaccagacatttcacacctgagcctcaactctcgcggcccggtaccaaacgactcacggaccggtaccagtccgaggcccgggggttggggaccgctgttctaggtagctctgttttggaagttcagttcaagctagaaatgtgctttggagtttgtacgtgttttgtctctaggggccaccacatatatttctatttacattcaggtgacagcaatccatggatggtttcgacatgcaagaggatattttccccggtgccCAGCGGGAGAAGACACTGCTTGCGATGTcgatgaggtcctgtggccagaccccaacagacggcgggatccatgagcccacgtatgcacaattgtcatgattttttgtgtgtacagtatagtgttttttctattactgtattatgtttgtgttttgctttatctgaattGATGGTGCTGCAGTGGACAATATTGAGTAGgcctatttgcttttttttggttgtttgtgtcTCCTGAAAATGTGCCTTCAGAATAAACAATGACAATGaaagactgcagtgttttatatgaAGTAGACTAGTGTGTCCCCCTGATCTGATCTGCATgtgatgcaagtatgtgtcattttgtcaacagagttacatCTTGACAgaggaatgttaggttttgacagcagagtttcagtttggcacagatgtgaatggtatattttgatgtgtcatgtttacttgtgtttagagttttggcacaatgagcgacgttttgcaaaatgtgttcaagcaacgggcaaaaactgtaacatGTTTTTCACCAAAGATTTCAGCAATTATAAAAATTCAACTCAAGCTATTCAGCTAttagcattcacactgcattttctaCAGGAAGTACATTTTATATACCAGTTTCAGTTCaaagtgcattaaaaataataaataattattaaaaataataccaTCAATATGTTACTGCACTACACTTACTGGACTTGTGGAAGTATTTTGAGAACCATAAGAGATTCTTACAaatgtttgaaagaaaaaaaatctttaacatAGCTGGAGACTCGTGTAGAAATATGAATGAGTTTATAAAGTTTCTGTCATGGTGTGCTGTGACAGGCAGGTAGTAGGACCCAAACACAGGACTCTTACGTGGAATGAAACTTGAATcggcagcttttattgctggaaaCTCAGGTGGACTCAAGAAACTACAAACTAAGAAACAAGAACTAGGAAAACAAATCAGGAACTATGAACAAGAATCAAGTAAAGAACACGGAGGAGAAAAAACACCCAGCCCACTGAAAACTAAAGAAACCCCCAAAAACATGAAGAACAATCATTAAGgaacatatttacatatttagagTTACTGCAACACCAACACTGGGTCACAGCTTCAGTGTCAGTCGGTGACTTTTGGTctgcaacagcagcagaacagACTTCTCAGTCTTTTGAAGAagccctttttcttcttcttgctctGACGGTCTTCGGACTTCATGCTGGCTTCAGGTTCTGGAAAAGGTTCCTCAAAGGGAACATCAGGAACCGGCCCAATTTCAGAACAAGATCCGTTGATCATATGATCTTCACCTTCAACACAGGATTTGGACTCGCCATAGGGTTCCTCACAGGGAGCGTCGGGCTCTGCAACACTTTCTGACAGAGCTCCTTCGATCGTAAGGTCTCGAGTACTCAGACTGGATGCCCTTTCAGAAAGAAGTTCCTCACAGGGAACGTCGGGCTCTGCAACACTTTCTGACAGAGCTCCTTCGATCGTAAGGTCTCGAGTACTCAGACTGGATGCCCTTTCAGAAAGAAGTTCCTCACAGGGAACGTCGGGCTCTGGAACACTCTCTGACAGAGCTTCTTCGGCTGGTGGAACATTTGCCACTGAAAGGCCGTCAGAGGAGCGCTCACCATTTGTGCTCTTCACATCAGGACTTGAAGGGGGCTCAAAGATTTCACATATCCGGATCCTTGCTACATCAGCAATGGTCTTCAGCAACAGGGGTGCAAAGTTTGCAACTTGGATAGACAGAATTTCTTCAGGAAATTTCTGTCTAATCTCCGTCAGGATGCTGTCGACCAGATCGTCTCGGATAGAGCGGGTGAAGACGGCCTGTGTTTCCATCGCCGTGAGGCTCTTGGAGACACGATCTAAAGTGGCCTTGGTGACACTGGTGGAGAGGATACTTAGACTCTGGGAAGCCATGTTTAGGAGGGGACGAGGAGGAAGCTCCCAGAAGCCCTGGAGAACGCGGGGAACTACCTCGACCACTACCTCCTGCGCGGTGAGCAGTTTGCTGTTAGGCTGTTCC belongs to Maylandia zebra isolate NMK-2024a unplaced genomic scaffold, Mzebra_GT3a scaffold03, whole genome shotgun sequence and includes:
- the LOC143415759 gene encoding uncharacterized protein LOC143415759; translation: MEKSQGIYKPIRVLFNTPIYETAVKICWYLPGYKAQVAIMTEFLRLQQEDLIPPNLTAEDLRDLLVEKSRETLREQLWEFELEDFDEEEAKPLLRLVWAVNVSNKMRDVEFEARLLLQFPEAVPPKFQAPKLLSAVKDYVEILKKKQQEQPNSKLLTAQEVVVEVVPRVLQGFWELPPRPLLNMASQSLSILSTSVTKATLDRVSKSLTAMETQAVFTRSIRDDLVDSILTEIRQKFPEEILSIQVANFAPLLLKTIADVARIRICEIFEPPSSPDVKSTNGERSSDGLSVANVPPAEEALSESVPEPDVPCEELLSERASSLSTRDLTIEGALSESVAEPDVPCEELLSERASSLSTRDLTIEGALSESVAEPDAPCEEPYGESKSCVEGEDHMINGSCSEIGPVPDVPFEEPFPEPEASMKSEDRQSKKKKKGFFKRLRSLFCCCCRPKVTD